The following nucleotide sequence is from Zea mays cultivar B73 chromosome 1, Zm-B73-REFERENCE-NAM-5.0, whole genome shotgun sequence.
GAATTATCAACCTACCAAGAAATAAAGATTGTTCTGTTTTTGTGTTCCTTTGATCTATTTACTAAATTTCATGCGATAATCTCTGTTCCAGGCCAATCAAGAGGCTAAGCGGGGATGTGCAATAGTCATAAGTGGATACATATCTAAATCTAAACACTATTTGTTTTCTTTTTTTCGCCAACATGAAACCATCTCATCCTTGGGTTCATGCATGGTTCTATTTATAACTTTTATTCAACATGTTATGTTACTTTTTTTGCACAACCCAATCAAAACCATTCTTCCAATTGCTAAGATGGATACACGATGATTACATAGGCTTCCATTTTTTGGTACAAAATTTTTCAATGAACAAGAATAAAGAACTTAGCTGAAAGAACCAAAGTAGACAAATTAACTATTTTGACTCAAATTTCCTTTGAGCAATTTATAGTTACTATTGAGCATTCCCTCAGCCGTTTTATTATGCACAGTTGAACCTTTCACAATGGACAAATTCATTAAATAATGTTAAAGTTTAGTCTAGTTTCATAAATTTTAGTTCCACCAAATTAGTTGGTGTGAAGAAGTAAATTCTGTTCTACCAAATCAAGTGGTGTGAAGAAGGGATATTTTGCTTACATGTGCAGTGTGAGTATGTCTCGAGTTGTTTGACTTAGAGCATATCCAAGAGTCTTTCTAAATTTAACTCTCTAAATTATCATTTGGAGAGTCACTTGCACAAAAAATCACTTTGTATATCTTTCTGATCTCCAACAGTTTTTATATATTGTTTGCACTCTAGAGAGCCATTTACGTTTTCTATCTTTGGCTAGCCAGAAATCTGAAATAGAAGATGTCTATATTTGAATAACACTTTGAATAAGTTGTTGGAgagtttttttttcaaaaaatcTCATTCATATCAATTAGGAAGATTGTAGAGagtcttttggagttgctcttagctcCGGATATACGATGAGATAGTCTGAGTCTCATGGCCTCTAAATTACATCCATAGGACGCTAGTTTGATGGTCTTTATATTAGTGTTCGGTTCCGGAGTATAGAGGTACGAAGTCGTTTTACCCTCAATTTGTTATTGTTTGGATTGGTTCTATGTAAATAGAGTGACTTAAAGAAAAAAAAATCATATTGAAATGCTAAACTATTCAGTTTTTCAAAATCTCGAACGGAGCTGCTCTATCCTAACTGGCTATAGAACCAAATACTACCTTAGTTTGACACGAGAGACAGATCAAAATTGAAATGGTATTCTCTTCTTGTATATATATAGCCAGCCAGCCAGGTGAGTAGGTGACGGCCGGATCAAGCGTGGGAGCGCTGAGATGAGGGAGTGTTGCGCATAAGACACGTGCTATCTTCACTAGATAAATCATAAATGTAGCAACTTGAAAACATGCGAGGTGGAGGGTTGCTTCTACTCAATATCAGAACAATTTGAAAGTAAGGATAATAAAGAAGTTCTgaagcttagtgtttatatcttgtTTTAGTCGTTAAGCTCTCTTTTGTGGTTGTTTTTGCTCTTCTATTTGGAGGCTCTGAGTCTAAGAAGGCTCATGTAACTTTTGGTAGATACAGAGAATAGATTTCATACCATTTATCTACAATATATAAATATAAAAGTAAACATGTACGAAATTAAACATAACACATCTGGTGGATTCTAATATAATATTGTGAGATCATGGCTAATAACTCCTACATACGTATATTTGTAACCTAGCTATTAACTCCCACACACACAGTTGTTGGCTGGTATGACAACTTGACCATTATGACTTGTGCTTCAGTTGACTATAAACTTACAGATTACTCTCCATCCCTCCTCATTTCGACATAAAATCTATGCGCATTCTTTTACTATACTTTTGTTGTGCATTGGGGGCTTGGGCGCGACGACCAATTGACCACTGACTTTTCTCCGCGAGGGAGGCGTCAGGCTGGCGTGTACACTGTTCTTGCTCCGACGCCTCAATGTCAGCGAGCTGGTATGGACTCGCTCCATGAGGATCGCGCATGTGAGAACACGAACATAACATGGTCAAATAAGTCCTTTACAGATTACCGAACAGAGGGAGGCTCGTTAAACACAGGAGGATAGCTAAACCATGTGACTCGTTCGTCAGATTTGGCTGTGGTTAACAGGACATCTGACTGCCTCTGTCAAAGACAGGACAGGGCAGGGGCGTTAAGTCCGTAACGAAGTATCGAGGCAAATCAGGTTAGTCTGTTATGCGTCAGATAGTGGAGAGGAATGGAATACGCATCTGATACATTGTGCAGTTTCGCACAGGAGTTGTAGTTTTACACGACAAGAACTTTTTAGACCAGCCAGACTAGTTATAGGACCAAGCAAAGGCAAAAGGAGTCAACACGAATTAAAAAGCAGGCAGGGCCGCCGGCGTCGAAGCTCCGTCCAGACCCGCAACGATTCACACGTGCATCAGCTGCTCCTCCTCCTCGACTCGCGTCCGACCGATGGGACCCACCCACATTCCAGCATTCCACCACAGTGCTGGTCCAGGTCCGAGTCCACCGCACCGCGTCCCTCCCGGTCCCGCCCCCCATCGCCACTCCGGCTCGCGCGCCGCGGTATAAAATGTATATTCTTGGATTAGCCTGTCCTGGCAAGCCCGGCCACCACCGTACACCCAAACCCCATCCCATCCCCCCGAACGCAGAAGATCCCGTGCCAaccaacggcggcggcggcgacggtgtGTGGACTCTAGACTAGGAGCCAATCCAGGGCCATCCACCCgtagccccgccccgccccgctgcCGGCAATGGCGCGGCTCGTGCTCTCCGAGTGCTGCGGCCTCGCGCCGCTGCGCCTGCGCGCCGGCCGGGGCGCCATTGCGGCGCCGTCGCCCCCCGCGCTCTCCGCAGCGGCGGCGCcgggccgccccgcgcccgcggcCATCCACCGCGACTGGGCGCTCCGCGTCTCCGCGGCCACCCGCCTCACCTCCGCCGTCGAGGAGGACAAGAGGAGCTCCCCCCTTGGGGAGGGCGACGAGCACGTGGCGGCCAGCGGCGCCGCGGGCGGGGAGTTCGACCCGGGGGCGCCGCCGCCGTTCGGGCTGGCGGAGATCCGCGCGGCCATCCCCAAGCACTGCTGGGTCAAGGACCCCTGGCGCTCCATGGCCTACGTGCTGCGcgacgtcgtcgtcgtcctggggCTCGCCGCGGCCGCCGCGCGCCTCGACAGCTGGCTCGTCTGGCCGCTCTACTGGGCCGCGCAGGGCACCATGTTCTGGGCGCTCTTCGTCCTCGGCCACGACTGGTACGCACCAATGTTCTGGATTGCCCTGTTGTTGTTTTTCATGGAAGCTTTGGACTCTGGTCTTTGACTTGTGCCGCATGTCTGCTGTTTGCAGTGGACACGGGAGCTTCTCGAACAACCCCAAGCTGAACAGCGTGGTCGGCCACATACTCCATTCCTCCATTCTTGTCCCCTACCACGGATGGTAGGATTACCCCATGTTTCTCATGCTTGTTAGTTTCTGTCGAGGATTATCGTTGATGTCATGGAACCACCTGCCTTTGAATGCCATTTTCAGGAGGATTAGCCACAGGACGCACCATCAAAACCACGGCCACGTTGAGAAGGACGAGTCCTGGCACCCGGTTCGTTTCCTGTCGCTCTCTCCTTTGTTGGAGCTTCACAAGTTACGCTGATGGTGCATGTCCATGAATGGTGCTTGATGGTTTCTCGGATTGTGCAGCTACCAGAGAGGCTGTACAAAAGCCTGGACTTTATGACTAGGAAATTGCGGTTCACCATGCCGTTCCCCTTGCTCGCATTCCCGTTATACTTGGTGAGGCTAAGAACATGTCTATCGATGACGCCTGAATTAGGCGAACAGACGTTTTTGTTTCATAGTGTTGTGGTCGTGCTAAATTCCTGCTCTGCGGGTTCATGTGTGCTATGTAGTTCGCAAGGAGTCCAGGGAAGTCAGGATCACACTTCAACCCAAGCAGTGATTTGTTCCAACCTAATGAAAAGAAGGACATCATAACATCAACGGCATCCTGGCTGGCCATGGTTGGTGTTCTGGCTGGTCTCACCTTTCTGATGGGTCCTGTTACGATGCTAAAGCTCTACGGAGTCCCATACTTTGTAAGAGCCACATTCCTTCTCTTCAGTCCCAACTTCTGCAAAAAGATAATCTGAATGTGTGGTGTCTGTGGTGCTGGAAATTGATGTGGCTGCTGCTTGTGTGTGCAGGTATTTGTTGCTTGGCTGGATATGGTTACATACTTGCACCATCATGGCCACGAAGACAAGCTTCCCTGGTACCGTGGACAGGTGATTATGAGTAAAGCAGTTTTCCAATTTGTTGATGTTTCAAGGTCACTGTAATCTTCAAAAACCACGGTTACTTCCATTTTTGGTTGGTTAGAAGCTTTTGAATGTTGCCTTACCTAAGTTTGGGTTTGGTTTGGAGACCAAACAGGATGGGGTGGACCTGTCTCTGATTTTGAGGATGGGACCATCCCAACTTAGCGTTTGGTTGAGGGGATAGAGTCATCCTAGTTTTGTGGTTGGAATGTTGGATGGATTGAAGGGGAAGGATGGTACTGCTTCTTCACACCGTTAAACAGCAGCCAACTATGGCCCCACTTGCCTTTAGTTGACCTCACAAGTCATCCTCAAGTTTTTTTTTTCATGCACACCTTATCTTCATCCTGGTGCCGCTCTTGGCCTCACGACCCCTCCTCAGAGAACCCCTGCTCGCCAGCCCCCTGCCCTCCTCCACCAGTAGATACATGTTTGGTATAAGACTTCAACATGTGTACTTAATTTGCTTGCAAATGGCCAGATTGACTGAAACCTTAAATAGTATAAACCGTCGTGGTGGATATTGCAAATCAAAGTTCTATCGTTTCTGGTAATTTTTCTGAAGTAAGACCTAACTGTAGGATGCTATTGAACTATTGGACAAAAAATGTCTATTCCTGTTTTGTCTTTTTGAGGGGAAATAATGTAGGTTTATGTTTTTGTCGCTTACCAAATGTAAAGCTAGATCAGCCTATACTATATAGTTTTCGCTTTACTTTTCAGATTATCGACTGCTGTTAATTTATGCATATTCTATCCTGATTTCTTCTTTGGAAGATAGATTGGCTATTGATACCACATTGACCTTTTCTACATTATTAGGAATGGAGTTATCTGCGTGGAGGACTGACGACGCTCGACCGGGACTATGGACTGATTAACAATATCCACCATGACATCGGAACTCATGTCATCCATCACCTTTTCCCTCAAATCCCACATTACCATCTCATTGAGGCGGTAAGAGTTTCCCCTATTCTtgccttttttttcttcttttttataagtttcttTGCCTAGATCATAAGACCTGTTTTTGAATGACCTGCAGACCGAGGCAGCAAAACCGGTTCTTGGCAAGTACTACAAAGAACCAAAGAAGTCGGGTCCTCTCCCGTGGCACCTGTTTGGGGTGCTAGCACAAAGCTTGAAGCAAGACCACTATGTTAGCGACACCGGAGACGTAGTGTACTACCAAACTGACTCGAAAACGAACACCTCTGCACAAAAATCTGATTGACACAGACTATAGAACGTAGCGTATTCTTCATTTTTCTCAGGCGGGCTGTGCCTGAAGACCTGGCCAGCCTCCTGAGACCTCTGATTGGTGTGTGTGTGACCGGGTTCGTCAATTCAAGAATGTAAGGTGGCGAAGTATTATCATGTATTTGAGTGAGGGTATAATTCTTTCCAATGGTCGAAGTCGGATGCTGCTTCCGATGTAACGAACTGTGATTCTTTGGGCAAGAGGTGTACTATTACAGTAAAGAGTGAAAAAAAAGAGTTAGCTACATGAAAGACTTTCTGAGCACTGTACGTATTGTTGGGTAGGCCTGGGCgttcggttcttcggttcggttcctcagTTCTTGAAAGAATTCGGTTCTCCAAAAATTAGAACCGAAATAGCAGGACAAAGAAACCAGAACCGACTagttcggttctcggttcttcggttcggttcctcggttctaacCGAACTGTAACCGTTAGAGACAGAGTAGCTATTAAAAAACTCCGAAGCAATAGATGTGGTCGTGCCTGCCGGGTGCCGGCTGGTGGTGGCCTGGTGGGGGTGGCGGGGCGCCAGGGGCTGGCCAGCTGGGGCAGTCCGGAAGTAGGCGCGCTGGCCGCTGGGGCCTGGGGGCGAGCCGACGAGGGCGCGGAGCGGCGGCCGGCGTT
It contains:
- the LOC103644592 gene encoding omega-3 fatty acid desaturase, chloroplastic, which produces MARLVLSECCGLAPLRLRAGRGAIAAPSPPALSAAAAPGRPAPAAIHRDWALRVSAATRLTSAVEEDKRSSPLGEGDEHVAASGAAGGEFDPGAPPPFGLAEIRAAIPKHCWVKDPWRSMAYVLRDVVVVLGLAAAAARLDSWLVWPLYWAAQGTMFWALFVLGHDCGHGSFSNNPKLNSVVGHILHSSILVPYHGWRISHRTHHQNHGHVEKDESWHPLPERLYKSLDFMTRKLRFTMPFPLLAFPLYLFARSPGKSGSHFNPSSDLFQPNEKKDIITSTASWLAMVGVLAGLTFLMGPVTMLKLYGVPYFVFVAWLDMVTYLHHHGHEDKLPWYRGQEWSYLRGGLTTLDRDYGLINNIHHDIGTHVIHHLFPQIPHYHLIEATEAAKPVLGKYYKEPKKSGPLPWHLFGVLAQSLKQDHYVSDTGDVVYYQTDSKTNTSAQKSD